Part of the Cetobacterium sp. ZOR0034 genome is shown below.
AAGAACAATATAAAAACACTTTTATCAAAAGAGCAGATAATGGTAAATGGTAAAGTAGAAAGACAATTTAATTTAATTTTAAATCCAGGAGATGAAGTTACAGTAAGTTGGGAAAAAAATAGAAATGATAAAACACCAAAAGGAATAAAAATTTTATTTGAAGATTCAGATATTGTAGTGATAGAAAAGGAATGTGGTTTATTATCAATTGCAACAGAAAAGAAAAGCAATGAAAATACAGCTTATAAATTGCTGATGGATTATATAAAATCTAAAAATAAAAGAGAAAGAATTTTTATAGTGCATAGATTAGATAAAGATACGTCAGGAGTTATGATTTTTGCAAAATCAGAAGATGTAAAAAATAAACTTCAAGAAAATTGGAATGATTTAGTTTTAGAAAGAGAGTATGCAGTTATAGTTGAGGGAGTTGTAAAAGAGAAAAAAGGGCAGATAAAATCATATTTGAAAGAAAATAAAGCATTTACAACATACTCTGTGAAAGATGATAAAACAGGTGGAAAATTAGCTATAACAAATTATAAGGTTGAAAAAACAAAAGGTAAATATACATATTTGAAAGCGGCTCTTGAAACTGGAAGAAAAAATCAAATAAGAGTTCATATGAGCGATATTGGTCATCCTGTAGTTGGAGATAAAAAATATGGTGCGCAAACAAACATTTTAAAAAGATTGGGATTACACGCACATACACTAAGAATTCAACATCCAGTAACAAATAAAAAAATGAGTTTTGTATCACCTACACCAAAGGAGTTTATAAGAATAATAGGAGAGTAAAAATGAAATTAAATGACTTGAAATTTTTAAAAGTGAAAATTGAGAAACATCCAACAAGAGATATTCAACTTGAATTTTTAGAAAAACCAAATGCAATTGCAGCTTTAATTTTAAACTCAAAAGAAGATAAAGTTTTATTAGTAGAACAATATCGTCCAGGAGTAAATGGAAAATTATTAGAAATTCCAGCAGGAATAATTGAAAATAATGAAGATCCAAAAGAAACATTAAAAAGAGAAATAAGAGAAGAGACTGGATATGAAATTGATAGTTTTGAACTATTATATACTCCAGAAAAACCATTGATTTTATCACCTGGATATACTTCTGAAGAGTTATATGTTTACATAATAAAGCTAAAATCAGAAGAGGAAAAAGTTTATGAAAAACAACTTGATGAAGGTGAAGATTTAGAGTGTTATTGGTATAATTTAAAAGATATAGTGAAAGCAACTAATGATTTTAAAACACATTATGTTTTATCATTATATAAGAATTTGAAAGAAACGAAGTGACATAAAGTCACTCCTCTATATTTAAATTTTCAAAAAATTTGATAGCATTTTTTAAAAGAGATATTCCATTCGAGATATCTCTTTTTTCAATTCTTGAAAAGTTTAGTTTTATAAAATTATCCATTTCGTAATCTAATCCTGGGACAATTCCTACTTTATCAATTAATAATTTGTTATATATACTTTTTGAAGAGATATTTTCGGGAAGTTCTATCCAAATTGAGCATCCTCCAGAAGGTGGATAATATTTTATATTAGGAATTTGAGATAGCTCTTTAATAATGGATTCTTGTATAATCTTTAATTTTTTTCGACAAGAATTCATATGTTTATCAATTAAACCACTATTTAAAAGAAAAGCATAAGATTTTTGATATAAAGTTGAAGTATTTATATCGCTCAAAAATTTGTTATTTAAAAAAGATGATAAAAGAATTTTTGGAACAATAATAAATCCTAATCTAAATCCAGGCATAAAAATTTTTGAAAAGCTTTTGATATAAATAACACGGTCATTTTGATCTAAAGATTTTAATGGCAATGGAGGTAAATCAGAATAATATAAGTCAGAAGAAGAGTCATCTTCTATTATGAAAAAGTCGAATTTTTCTGCTAATAAAAGTAGTTTTTTTCGTTTTTCTAATGATAAATTAATTCCTGTGGGAGTTTGAAAGTTAGCCATTAAATATATAAATTTAATTTTTCTTTTTAATAAAATCTTTTCTAGTTGTGAAATATTAAGCCCATCTTTTTCTAAATCAATTGTTTCAATAGTAAGGTCTTGAGATTTAAAGGATTTTACTGCACCTAAATAAGTTGGAGATTCAACAACAATAATATCTTTAGAAAATGCTAAAGTTTTAGAAATTAGATCAATACCTTGTTGAGCTCCAGATAAAATATGAATATTATCAGTTAGTGTGAAGATATTTAAACTTTGTAATGATAAATTAATAGCTTCTCTTAACTCTAAATTTCCTAATGGTCCTTCATTGATTAAAGCCATTTCTTTGTCTCTATCTAAAATAAAATTAATGGCATATTTAATATCTGAAACAGGAAGAAAGCTAAAGTTAGGGGTGGAGTTAATAAAATCGATTTTAAGAGAATGGTTATTACTATATAAATCATCATTTTCAAGATTTGAAGTTTTCTCTTCTTTTCCGAATAAAAAATTTGAATTAATAAAGAATCCACTTCCTTTAGAACTTTTTATATAGTTTATTTTTTCTAGTTCAGAATATGATTTGGCAACGGTATTAGAACTAATATTTAAAAAGTTTGAAACTTTTCTAATTGAAGGCAATTTTTTTACAATCTCTTTATTTTCAATTTTTTCTTTTAAAAAAGTATACAAAGGAATATATATAAATTTATTATTATCAATTTTAAAATTTTTAAATAGTTTATCCATTAAAACCTCCAAAAAGTGTATTAATACAATTTGTTTTATTTTTTTGAAAAATCTAGTCAAGTATGTCATACTAATAAAAGTATAACATAAAATCAGGGGAGGAAGAAATGAAAAACTTTTCAAAATTTTTTAAAATTATTTTTTTTATAATAATTTCAGTGGTTACTTTTTCTAATAATAGTAATGAAACTATTAAAGTTGCTTTGGGATATAGTGCTAGATCTTACGATCCACATAGACATACAGATAGTTCAACATTAGCTATAACAAAACAAATTTATAACAATTTATTTATTCTTGATGATAACGGTAAAATTGAGGGTGAACTAATAGAGAAGTTTGAGATTGAAGAAAATATATTGAGATTGAAAGTAAGAGAAAATATCTATTTTCAAGATGGAGAAGAATTAACAGCTGTGATTATAAAAGAGAGCTTGGAAAGAAATAAAGCTATCCCTGTAACAAAAGTTTTAGTAGATCCAATTGAGAGTATAGAAGTTATTGATAGATACAATCTTCAAATAAAATCATCAACAAATTTGAATATAGTATTGCATAATTTTACGCATTCATCGTTAGCAATAGTAAAAAATAGCAGAGATGGAAAATTAGTAGGAACTGGAGCATTCAAATTATTAGATTGGGGAACTGGAGTTAAAGTTATTTTAGAAAGAAATGAAAATTATTTTAAAAAGAAATCTGAAATTTTAAAAATAGAGTTTGTAACAATACCAGAGGCCACAAATAGATATATTGCATTGGAAACAAATGAAGTACAAATAGCGTATGATATAGCTTCTATAGATGTGAAAGCTTTAGAAAAATCCAAGGAATTAAGAGTAATTAATGAATTATCTTACGGAACAGATTTTTTATCAATTAATACAGAAAAAGCACCTTTAAATGATGTTAATCTAAGAAAGGCGATTAATTTTGCTTTAGATAAAGAATCAATAAATGAAGTGATATTTGAAAATACATCAAAAGTGGCCAATTCTATAATTCCACCAAATACATTTGGATACTCAGCAAAAGAGGACAAAATATATAATTTAGAAAAAGCAAAAGAGATAGTGAAAAATTATGAATTGCCAATAAAAATTGATTTATGGATATATGAAGATACGAGTAAATATCAGATGGCTCAGATTATTCAGGCAAATCTGAAAGAGATTGGAATAGAGGTAGAGATAAAAACATTAGAACTATCATCTTTTTTACAACTATCAGCAATGGGACAGCACAATGCTCTGATAGGGTTATGGTATACAAGTACTGGAGATGCAGATTATGGATATTATCCATTACTTCATAGCACTTCAAAAGGTGGAGTGGGGAATAGAAGTTTTTATGAGAATAAAGAAGTAGATAGATTATTAGAAGAAGCCAGAAAAGAGCAAAATCAATCAAAAAGAAAAGAAAAGTATACATCTGTTCAAAATATAATTTCTGAAGAAAATCCAATTATACCGATAGTATATAAAACATATACAATAGGATTAAATAAAAAAATAAAAGGATTTAAATTCAATCCTAACGGGAATCATATATTAGAAAATATACATTATTAATGGATAAAAATGAGGGAAATTTCCCTCATTTTTTGCTATAATATAACAAATACAGGGAGGTGGCTTTAAATGAAATCAGTAGCATTGGATTTAGATGGAACACTATTAAATTCTAAAAAAGAAGTGAGTAAAGAAAATATATCGATTTTAAGAGAGCTTTATAAAAAAGGAATAGAAGTTTTTATAGTGACAGGAAGGTCGTATAGTGCAACAGAAGGAGTTATAAAAAAATTAGAATTACCGATAACGGCTATTTGTTATAATGGGGCAAAGGTAGTAGATAGTAGAAATAATGAAGTAATTTATGAACAACCACTTTCAAAGGATATAGTAAGCATATTGATTAAAATATCTAGAAGAAATAAAGTACATTTAAATTTATATCAAAACGAAGAGTGGATAGTAGAAGATAAAAATAACTGGCAAACAAAATACTATAGAGATAATATAGACTTGGATGCTGTACAAAAAGATTTTGATACATTTGATAATCTTGAAATGACAAAGGCGCTTTTTGTAGATGAAAGAGTAAATCTTTTAGAAATAGAAAAAGAAATTAAAAAAGCATTAGGTGACAGAGTACATTTAACTTATTCACAAGAAAAATATTTAGAAGTTTTGAATACTAATGTGAATAAAGGAAAAACTTTGCAGAAAATATTAAATGACAAAGGATTAGGGCTAGAAAGTTGTATAGCGTTTGGCGATGCAAATAATGACAAAGAGATGCTTATGATGGTTGGATGTGGAGTTGCGATGGGAAATGCTGAAGATGAATTGAAAAATATTTCAAAAGAAGTTACTGATACCAATGATAATCACGGTGTGTATAAATTTTTAATACAAAGAATATAAAAAAGTGGACATAAGTCCACTTTTATTTTTTATAATTTTAGATACCTTCTGAAATAGCCCAAGCTAATTCATCTTTCATTTGATTAAAATTCTTTAATCTTTTAAGTTCAACCATTTCACCAAATAATTTTAATTGGAAATTACCAATAAGAGCGATATTATCTTTTAGATCAACGCTTCTTCTTCCATAAGTAAGATTTCTTTTTTCAACTTCATCACCAACACGAACAAGAAGCATTCCTTTATTAAATCCTAAAATTTCAACTTCTGATACTCTATCAAAGAATTCGTTTTCAATTTTTCTTTCTTTTCTAGCTTCAGCATTTACTCTTTTATTTTCAGCTCTTCTTCTATCTTCTTTGGCTTTAACAATTCTTTTAGCTTTTTTTAAATTTTTAAGTTCATTATATTCTGTACCTTTTGGTTTAGTTTTACTAATAACTTTCATAAATATTCTCCTCTCAAAACTTCTTTTATCATAATATTATAAATGCTTTTACAAATTTTTACAAGAATAATTAAAAAAAATTTTGACAAATCCCAAAAAATGTTGTATTAAATTAATAACGAACATGTTCACGAGAACAAAGGTAGGTGTAAAATGGTAACTCAAGAAGATTTAGCTAAAAAATTGGGAATTACAAGAACTACTGTGGCTAGGGCACTCAATGGAAGTAAAAATATAAAGCTAGAAACAAAAGAGAAAGTGCTTCAATTAGCAAAAGAGTTAGGATATGAAAAAAATTATTTAGGAAGCACATTAGCAATAAAAGAAAAGAAAAAAATTGTTGCTATAATAGCTAAGTCAATTAACGAGGAGTATTCTAAAAAAATAAAAGCAGGCTTAAAAGATTTTGAAGATGAGGTCAAAGCTTATGGAGTAAAGATAAAAATTTTAGAAGTTGATATAAGCGACAGAGTCGGTCAAATTGAAATTCTAAAAAAAAATTTAGATAAAAAAATTCACGGATTAATATTAACTCCTTTAGATACTGAAGAGATATTAAAAGTGATTTTACCATCAATTAACGAACTACATGTTGTTTCTATTGGAAAGGAACTCTCAAGTGAGATAACATACATAGACTCGAGATATACAAAGTCGGGTAAAATAGCTGCAAATATAATGTCAAATATTGCGGTAAAAAATGGTAAGATTTTAGTAATTGATGGTGGAGATGATTTAATGTCTTCTAAAAAATATTTAAAAGGATTTACCACAAAATTAGACGAGATACAAAAAAGTTATATAGGACCTGTTAAAATAGAGAGTTTATTAGACAATAAAGAGAGAGTTTTAGATTATCTTTCGAATGATATAGAAGGAATATATATAAATCGATATGCGCCGGAAATTATCGAATACTTAGGGGAAGTAAAAAAAGATAATTATAAATTTGTAACAAATGGTTTTAATGAAAAAATACGGGGATTACTAGAAAGCAATAAGGTTATTGCAACAGTATCAGAAGATTTCTACAATCAAGGATATACAGCCGGAAAAAGAATTTTTGAATTATTATATAAAACAGATATAAAAAGATCTCAGAGGTTTCAAACTAAAATAGACATCATTTTTAGAGAGAGTTTAGATTAGTTCTGAGGTTATTATATATAGTCAAAAATAAGTTTTAAGGGAGGAAGATTTAATGAAGAGAGTGTTAAAAGTAGCAGGATTAACGTTAGTTTTTGGAATGGTAGCATTTGGGGCGAATGAAAAAGTTTACAAATTAAAAATGGGGTTAGTTGCAAATACAAGTTCAAATGAATATAAGGCAGCAGAAACTTTCGCAAATCATTTAAAAGAAAAATCAAATGGTCAACTAATAGTAGAGTTATATCCAGGAGCTCAATTAGGTGACGATAGATCGATGCTTGAACAGCTATCTGCTGGGGTTTTAGATTTAGGATTTGCAGAAATTTCAAGATTTAATATATTTTTCCCAGAAGCTCAAGTGTATTCACTTCCATATGTAATTGAAGATTTTGATCATATGAAAAGAGCATCATTTGACACAACTTTTGGTAAAAATTTACAAAAGAAAATAAAAGATAATTTAAATATAGAAATTTTATCACAAGCGTATAATGGAACAAGACAAACTACGTCAAATAGACCAATTAATTCTTTAGAGGATATGAAAGGATTAAAGTTAAGAGTTCCAAGAGCTGATTCAAACTTAGAATATGCTAAAAATACGGGAGCATCACCAACACCAATGGCATTCTCAGAGGTATATTTGGCACTACAAACAAATTCGGTTGATGGTCAAGAAAATCCTTTATCAGCTATAAGAGCTCAAAAATTCTATGAAGTTCAAAAATATTTAGCAATGACTAATCATATATTAAATGATCAACTATATTTAGCAAGTGGGTCTTCAATGAAAAAATTACCTCAAAACTTACAAGATTTAATTAAATCAGAATCTGAAATTGCAGCACAATATCATACAAAGTTATTTGTAGATGAAGAAGCAAGTATAATTGATTTCTTTAAAGAGCAAGGGGTAACAGTTACAACTCCAGATTTAGAACCATTTAGAAAAGCTATGCAACCATTCTATGAAGTATATATAAAAAATAATGGAAAATTAGGAAAAGAAGCTTTAGATGAGATAAATTCAGTAAGATAAGAGAGTAATTTGTGAGTATAGGAGTTGAATATGAATATAAGAAAAATTTTTGATAACATTGAAGAGATTGTAGGTGCAATACTTTTTATAACAATGTTTGCTATTCTAATAGCACAAATCATCTTTAGACAAGTATTTGACTCTCCTCTTATATGGAGTGAAGAGTTAGCTATTCTACTATTTACATATACTGGGATGTTAGGTGTAAGTATTGGAGTGAAACATAGGCAACATGTTTTTATAGATTTTTTATACAATAAATTTTCAGGAAGAGGATTAAAAATAGCCAACACATTTATTCAATCAGTTGTATTCATCTCTTTGCTTGCAATGATTCAAATAGGATATAGGTTATTTTTAAGAAAAAAGATATTTCAATT
Proteins encoded:
- a CDS encoding LacI family DNA-binding transcriptional regulator, translated to MVTQEDLAKKLGITRTTVARALNGSKNIKLETKEKVLQLAKELGYEKNYLGSTLAIKEKKKIVAIIAKSINEEYSKKIKAGLKDFEDEVKAYGVKIKILEVDISDRVGQIEILKKNLDKKIHGLILTPLDTEEILKVILPSINELHVVSIGKELSSEITYIDSRYTKSGKIAANIMSNIAVKNGKILVIDGGDDLMSSKKYLKGFTTKLDEIQKSYIGPVKIESLLDNKERVLDYLSNDIEGIYINRYAPEIIEYLGEVKKDNYKFVTNGFNEKIRGLLESNKVIATVSEDFYNQGYTAGKRIFELLYKTDIKRSQRFQTKIDIIFRESLD
- a CDS encoding RluA family pseudouridine synthase, encoding MNFKVVEKNELMKFLIEKLTKQSKNNIKTLLSKEQIMVNGKVERQFNLILNPGDEVTVSWEKNRNDKTPKGIKILFEDSDIVVIEKECGLLSIATEKKSNENTAYKLLMDYIKSKNKRERIFIVHRLDKDTSGVMIFAKSEDVKNKLQENWNDLVLEREYAVIVEGVVKEKKGQIKSYLKENKAFTTYSVKDDKTGGKLAITNYKVEKTKGKYTYLKAALETGRKNQIRVHMSDIGHPVVGDKKYGAQTNILKRLGLHAHTLRIQHPVTNKKMSFVSPTPKEFIRIIGE
- a CDS encoding sialic acid TRAP transporter substrate-binding protein SiaP, producing the protein MKRVLKVAGLTLVFGMVAFGANEKVYKLKMGLVANTSSNEYKAAETFANHLKEKSNGQLIVELYPGAQLGDDRSMLEQLSAGVLDLGFAEISRFNIFFPEAQVYSLPYVIEDFDHMKRASFDTTFGKNLQKKIKDNLNIEILSQAYNGTRQTTSNRPINSLEDMKGLKLRVPRADSNLEYAKNTGASPTPMAFSEVYLALQTNSVDGQENPLSAIRAQKFYEVQKYLAMTNHILNDQLYLASGSSMKKLPQNLQDLIKSESEIAAQYHTKLFVDEEASIIDFFKEQGVTVTTPDLEPFRKAMQPFYEVYIKNNGKLGKEALDEINSVR
- a CDS encoding NUDIX hydrolase, whose amino-acid sequence is MKLNDLKFLKVKIEKHPTRDIQLEFLEKPNAIAALILNSKEDKVLLVEQYRPGVNGKLLEIPAGIIENNEDPKETLKREIREETGYEIDSFELLYTPEKPLILSPGYTSEELYVYIIKLKSEEEKVYEKQLDEGEDLECYWYNLKDIVKATNDFKTHYVLSLYKNLKETK
- a CDS encoding PLP-dependent aminotransferase family protein, giving the protein MDKLFKNFKIDNNKFIYIPLYTFLKEKIENKEIVKKLPSIRKVSNFLNISSNTVAKSYSELEKINYIKSSKGSGFFINSNFLFGKEEKTSNLENDDLYSNNHSLKIDFINSTPNFSFLPVSDIKYAINFILDRDKEMALINEGPLGNLELREAINLSLQSLNIFTLTDNIHILSGAQQGIDLISKTLAFSKDIIVVESPTYLGAVKSFKSQDLTIETIDLEKDGLNISQLEKILLKRKIKFIYLMANFQTPTGINLSLEKRKKLLLLAEKFDFFIIEDDSSSDLYYSDLPPLPLKSLDQNDRVIYIKSFSKIFMPGFRLGFIIVPKILLSSFLNNKFLSDINTSTLYQKSYAFLLNSGLIDKHMNSCRKKLKIIQESIIKELSQIPNIKYYPPSGGCSIWIELPENISSKSIYNKLLIDKVGIVPGLDYEMDNFIKLNFSRIEKRDISNGISLLKNAIKFFENLNIEE
- a CDS encoding Cof-type HAD-IIB family hydrolase; the encoded protein is MKSVALDLDGTLLNSKKEVSKENISILRELYKKGIEVFIVTGRSYSATEGVIKKLELPITAICYNGAKVVDSRNNEVIYEQPLSKDIVSILIKISRRNKVHLNLYQNEEWIVEDKNNWQTKYYRDNIDLDAVQKDFDTFDNLEMTKALFVDERVNLLEIEKEIKKALGDRVHLTYSQEKYLEVLNTNVNKGKTLQKILNDKGLGLESCIAFGDANNDKEMLMMVGCGVAMGNAEDELKNISKEVTDTNDNHGVYKFLIQRI
- a CDS encoding ABC transporter substrate-binding protein, producing MKNFSKFFKIIFFIIISVVTFSNNSNETIKVALGYSARSYDPHRHTDSSTLAITKQIYNNLFILDDNGKIEGELIEKFEIEENILRLKVRENIYFQDGEELTAVIIKESLERNKAIPVTKVLVDPIESIEVIDRYNLQIKSSTNLNIVLHNFTHSSLAIVKNSRDGKLVGTGAFKLLDWGTGVKVILERNENYFKKKSEILKIEFVTIPEATNRYIALETNEVQIAYDIASIDVKALEKSKELRVINELSYGTDFLSINTEKAPLNDVNLRKAINFALDKESINEVIFENTSKVANSIIPPNTFGYSAKEDKIYNLEKAKEIVKNYELPIKIDLWIYEDTSKYQMAQIIQANLKEIGIEVEIKTLELSSFLQLSAMGQHNALIGLWYTSTGDADYGYYPLLHSTSKGGVGNRSFYENKEVDRLLEEARKEQNQSKRKEKYTSVQNIISEENPIIPIVYKTYTIGLNKKIKGFKFNPNGNHILENIHY